In the genome of Pyrobaculum islandicum DSM 4184, the window TTTATATACGCAGAGAAGAGATACGCCGTACTTAACCGCAATCTTATCTATAGAAGTCGCCTCGCCAAGTCTCTTTTTACATAGATATTCAACAGCCGCAAGAAAACACTTGTCTCCCTCTACGCCTATGTTAAAAACTACATCTTCTATACAACGTGTGAGGGGGTCTTCTCTCCGTTGCCAATAGGAAAACATATTGAAATGTTACGTCAGACTTATATCTTTGTCGCCATACAAAAATTCAAAAGTCTTCAACATCTGGAGCACATGTCTGTATTAAAGAGATATGACTTAGAAAAACTTGCTGTAGCAACAGTGGCGTCTCATACTGCATTACAAATTCTGAGGGGGGCAAAGAAATATGGTTTTAGGACTATTGCGATAGCGGGTAGAGCCGACGTCGCCGAATTTTACCAACAGTTTAACTTCATAGACGAAGTGTGGACTGTAGACTTTAGAAATTTTGTAAAAGCGGCTGAAAAACTGGTAGAAGCCAATGCAGTTTTTATACCACATGGCTCTTACGTAGAATACGTCGGCTGGAGACAGGCGCTGGAGGCGCCGGTTCCCACCCTCGGCTGTAGAGAGTTAATCAAGTGGGAGGCAGATCAGTACAAGAAGATGGAGCTCCTCCAGAGAGGCGGCATCCCCACGTCGAGGGTCTACAAAACGCCGGAGGAGGTGGATAGGCCCGTCATAGTTAAGCTCTTCGGCGCCAAGGGGGGCAGGGGGTACTTCCTCGCTAGAGATAGAGAGGAGCTGAGGAGGAGGCTGGCCGGCTTGAGCGACTACATTATCCAGGAGTACGTATTCGGCGTGCCGGCCTACTACCATTACTTCTCCTCGCCGGTCTACGGCAGGGTGGAGGTCTTTGGCGCAGACATTAGGTACGAGTCTAACGTAGACGGGAGGACCTTCGGCTGGGTAGAGCCCACTTTCGTCGTCGTGGGCAACCTCCCCCTGGTTCTTAGGGAGTCTTTACTCCCAACGATATGGAAGTACGGCGTCCAGTTTGCCAAAGCCGTCGAGGAGGTGGTCGGCTGCAGACTTGCGGGGCCCTACTGCCTGGAGTCTATAATAAGAGACGACATGTCAATCTCAGTCTTCGAGTTCTCTGGGCGGATTGTGGCTGGGACGAACATATACATGGGCTACGGCTCGCCCTACTCAGTCCTCTACTTCGACAGGCCTATGGACATGGGGGAGAGGATAGCCCACGAGATAAGGGAGGCCGCCCGGAGGGGCCGCCTAGAGGATCTCTTCACGTAGTAATTTCAGGGAGTCTCCCCTGCTCGGCGGCTTCGCGGATCTCCATAGCTATCCTCCTCCCTATCGATATCGGTTTGCCGAAGTAGAGCTTGGAGTACTGCCCCCCGATCCCAATGTATACGTTAGTGCCGCCGCCTATCCTCGGCGCGACGTCGTAAACCACGAGGTCCAGCTGGGGTGTCACAATGAACTGAAGGGTGAAAGGCCCGATCACCCCCGGGGGGACGAGACGGCGTGCCGCCTCCACAAATCTGTAGCCGACGTCGAACACCTTCTCGAGGAGGGACTCTCGTATTGTCGCAGGCTCGTGGCCCACCTCTATATACCTCACCTCAGGGTCTACCTCCAGCTGGTCTCTGGCAGGCAGGCGGAACACCCCATCTAGGTTGCTCTGTATCCTCCTGTCGAAACTGTGTAACTCAAGCCGTCTCCTCATGACTGAGTAGAAGTAGTTGGCGTTGAAATGGGCCCCGAGGACCAGCTCCTCGATGGAAGACCGCTCTAAGTCCTCCAGCTTTATCACTCCGGCGTCTGCCAGACGTTTGGCCTTTCTGTATAGGTCGTCGCGGTCGCGGGCGATGAAGAACCCCCTCTCGACCCTCCTCTCCGCCTCTGGCATTTTGACGATAACTGGGCGGTCCACCTCGTCCGGTCTAAAAGTCCTAGGCCGCCTTATCCCTGCCTCGTCTAGCAAACGGTAGTAGTTCTGAGGCCCCGTCCTCTCCTCCCACCTTAGTAGGAACCGGTTCCCGAAGATCGGCACTGGGAACTCTCTCTCTATGGCGTCGTAGCCCACATATACTGCGAAAGATCTATTTGGGACAAAAACCGCCTCCTCGGCCTTTAATAAGTCTACGATCTTCAATATGTCTCTATAGTCATCTAATACAATTAGCTTGTCTACCACGGGGAACTCTCTGTAGGCCCTCTCCCTCCCCTTCTTTGCTATAGCCACTGTCTTCAGCCCTTCGTCTCTGGCGCCATCTAACACGTCTAATGCGCTATGGGACGCCAACACAGCCACAGAAACCATAGACAGAAGTAAGCAACAGTTTATAGACATTTCTTTGTATAATATCACTTAAATAGCTGTAATCTCTTAACGAGAGATGGATCTACTCTCTCCCCTCTCCGCCATAGTTTTGACGTATAGAGAGGTTGACACAGATACGCTTGGAAAAATTGGCGAAGAAATGCGTAAATGTCTTGAGCAAATGGGGCGGGGCACGCCTATATACGTCTTACATACTTGTGGCAGAGTTGAAGCCTATTTGTACGGCGCCTCGCCAGAGGAGGTACAGACTGTGGCAGAGACCTACAGGAAATATGTCAACTCTGTACGTATAATCGCCGGCGTCGAGGCGGCGCGCCACCTCTTCCGTGTGGCGGCTGGGCTGGACTCTATGTTGATCGGCGAGACCGACGTACTTGGCCAGCTGGAGGAAGCCTTTGACAGACAGGTGAGAGCCGGCTACACCAGAGGCTTGCTGAAGACTATAGTAGAGAGGGCCGTGCGGGTGGGGAAGCGGGTGAGGACGGAGACCGCGATATCTAGGGGGCCCAGGGGGCTGGGCTCTCTTTCAATAATCTACGTGTCGCGTCTCCTCGACATGAGACAAGCCAAAGTCGCAGTATTGGGAGCTGGCGCAGTTGGCGCCGGGCTAGCTATGGAGCTGGCGGCCAGGGGTGTGAAAAAGCTCTATATATTAAACAGGACTTTAGAAAAAGCTAAGGAGGTTGCGGCTAAGACGGGGGGAGAGGCCAGGCCGCTGACTAAGGAAGAAGTAGAGCGCTGTCTGAGAGAGTGCGACGTAGTGTTCTCCTCAGTGCACTCCATGGAGTATATAATAGATAAAATACCAGAGGGGGCCTCTGTAAAAGTAGTGGTGGACCTCGGCGTCCCCCAGACCGTGGCGTCTGGCCTACCTGTGAAAGTTGTACGGATAGAAGACCTCAGGGAGATAGCGGAGCAATACAACGCAGAGAGAGCCTCCGAGATAGCCAAAGCTGAGGCCATAGTCGAAGAGGAGCTGGCGATACTACCCAAGCTCCTCGCCAGGAGATATATAGAAGAGACAGTCTCCACTTTTATTGAAACGGCTATGTTGGCCGCAGAAGAGGAGGGGGCTAGAGCCGGTTGTAACACGGCGACTCTAGCCGCGAGAACCACAGTGAAAAGAATTCTCCTACCCCTTGTAGAGAGGCTAAAAAAGATGGCAGAAGATGGCCAGATAGAAGAGGCTGTAAAACTAGCGCAGATGCTGTCGCAGACCATCGGCAGAAAAATATAAAAACTGTAGGAGAGTAACGTAAGGGGCCGTAGTCTAGCCTGGTAGGATAGGGCTTAAAGCCCTCTAAAGCGCGGTTCGGGTCCGCGTGATCCCGGGTTCGCGGTAGAGCCGGCCCACAAATCCCGGCGGCCCCACCACTCACACATCGCTCTACTGTCGCCCAAGCGCGGCCTGGCCTATATAAACGTTGGCCATCTACAACTACGCCATAGGCGTGGCAAAACTTTTAACTAGATGCGCCGCCAATTGTATGGCCATAACACTTTCTCCCGCAGTAGCAGAGCTTTTGAAGAGGGCGGCTGGGGACCGGGATGTAGAGGCTTTTCTCGCAGATCTGTTGGCCGGGAGGCTCGACCCGCCCGAGCGCGTCGAGCTGTATCTCCGCCTACACGAGAAATACCTCAGGGAGGCCGAGGAGCTGTATAGAGGGGGCGATCTTGTACAAGCCGGCGAGAGGTACTGGGGCGCGGTCACAGCCCTGCTGAACGCGTTGGCCAAGAAAAGGGGAGAGCCTCACTACAGCCACAGAGACTATGCGGTGCTAATCGACAGACTGTACAGAGAGACAAAAGACAGAGAACTCGTCACGGCGTTCGCCATGGCGGAAAGGCTACATGCCAACTTCTACCGCAACTTCCTCTCGCCGGAGGGCTTTGAAGTCCACAGGGAGTCCGCGCTGAGGCTCGTGGAGAAGCTAAAAAAGCTGGCCGAGACCTAGGCGTCTACGACCTCGGCTATAGTGACTAGGGGCTTAAAGACGTAGTCCTTGAGATAGTGAACAAACGCGGCTCTGTAAACCCTAAGGGCGTACTTGGCGCCCGGGGCGGCGTCTGTTGAAACCTTTGCTATATAGTTGGCAACAGCTCCATACGCCTGGAAGTTGAAGCCTGCGTATAGTTTCTTTATAAGGGACGCCACCGTGCTGGGGACTTTGTTGGCGATGAGATCGCCAACGGGAAGGCCCACCCCCAGTGTTCCACCGACGTCTAGAAGAGGCTCATTTTTCATAATCTCGAGGTACCAAAGTGTGTTATAATCTCCCAATTTGCCGTCTATCCCCGTGTAGGTGCGGGTCTCCGCGGGGCTGATGGAGGTCGGCATCTTTGGGATGTAGCCAACTGACCTAAGCGCAATGTTCCCGTTTTCAAAGGCGAGGTTTAGCATGTATAAACTGGCGCGTGTGTCAACCACATTGCATGTGTAGATATCATATACGTCGTAGCCGATGACCCTCCATATTGAAGAGTAGAACATCACAGCCGCCGACTGCCCGTCGGCTGGGGCGTAGCCTCCGCTACCTTGCGATATTAGGTTGCCCGTGCCCCAGCTGTACTCTCCGGTTATTCTAAGCTCTGTGCCCCACTTCAAGCTAAGTGCACCGTAGGCGTTTAACTTTAGAGCGCTACCGTCTACTTTGTAGCCGAACCAGATATCTTCGCCGAAGGCTTTTGAAGACGAGTCTTTTAGGGCGACTGCCGGCACGTAATCTGGATCCGTGAGATTGACGTCTGAGATGTAAAACACCTTGGCCTCTGGACAAGTCGCAAATCTATGGCCGGTGCTCCTCCTGGCGGCCCCCCTCACTCTATATACTCTGCTCCTCAACGCCGGCCTCTCAATTACGTCTGTGTAAAACAGCGGCTCCGCGGGCGCGGTGGGCAGTATGGTAAACAGGGCGTGTTCCGTAGACGTAGGGTTGTCTCTCCTCAGCTGTTCTTCAACCCAGCTCTCGGCCTGTCTCTTAACTCTCCTCTTGTCTAGCCTAAGGACGCCGTCTTTTACAGCCACCTCCTCCACAACGCCATCTGGCTCCCACACCAGAAGTGCGTTGAAGTCTACAGGTCTGTCGAACTCGTCTACGAACTTGAGCTCCACCACGTCGTCGTTACTTGCGAATTCAGATACCCGCTCAAACCAGTAGCTCCTCGTCTGCGGCCTCGCCGCGTTTTTCAAGACGCCTAGGAGTTGCCAGCCGCCAACCGCCGCAACCGCGCCTGCCACGCCCAACGTGAGGAGTCTTCTCCTGGTGATCCCCCACCCCATAGCCGGGAGAATCTACTATTTTTTACGTTCGTTTTTTGTTGTTTTTTCTATTGTCTACTGCCGTAGTTTTTGAGGACGAGTTCTGGGAATTTTCTGCCGTAGATTATCCTCATCGCCTCTCGGGCCTTGGCTATGGCCTCCGCCGTGGTGTCTGCTGTGATGTTTACGTGGCCCATCTTGCGCCTGGGCCGCGCCTCCGCCTTGCCGTACCAGTACACCTTGCCGAGCCTCTCCAGCTCCCTAATGGGTGGGCTGGCGACGCCCAGTAGGTTCACCATGGCGGTGGGCGCTAAGGCGCGTGGCCTCCTGAGGGGGAGGCCGACGGCTGCTCTGACGTGGTTTTCGAACTGGGAGGCGTCTGTCTCTAGGGTCCAGTGGCCTGTGTTGTGGACGCGGGGCGCGATCTCATTGACGAGAATCCTGCCGCTTCTGTCTTCGAAGAACTCCACGGCGAGGATGCCTACGTATCTACGCCACTCCAGGATCTTCTCCACGTATCTATAGGCCTCGGGCGGCGCCTCGGCGGGGGCGTAGTTCCACACCAAGATGCCTTGGACGTAGTAGTTCTGGGCGGGCGGGTAGAAGTACACGTCGCCGTCTTCAGACCTAGCCGCTATTATTGAGAACTCCCTCGCGATGTTTACGTATTCCTCCACCAGGAGGGGGCCCTCCGCGGGCGGCCTCTCTCTGGGGAGCAGATACTGGCCCTTGCCGTCGTAGCCGCCGGAGGGCACCTTGGCGATGGCTCTCCCCCACTTGGCCGCCAGTTCCATAGCCTCTGCGCCATCTCTAGCCACAGCCCAGCGGGGGGTCGGCACCCCCAGCTCGCCGAGCGCCTCCCTCTCCCATATCCTACTCTTCTTCACCCTAAGGTAGTCCAGATGGGGCCTCAGCTTGCCCAGTTTGTGGGCGTATTCCGCCACCTCCCATTCCACATTTTCAAACTCGAAGGTGACGTAGTCCGCCCTCTCTACCTCCCGCAGCGGGTCGCTCGCCTTAATAGCATATTTATACGCAGGGGCTCTGGGGTCTGGGTCGTAGACGACAAAGTCCAGCGGCAGTCTGGCGGCTGCCCAGGACATCATAAGTGCCAGCTGGCCCCCTCCGAGAACCAATAGCCGCATGGTTTCTATTAACTAGCTGTTTTATAAAAATTCCGCAACCGCCGAGTTTTACCCCCCCTAGATTTTTATTTTATGGCTTAAAATCGCCTAAGAAACTTTTTGAAAGAACTTCATCGCGCATTTGTGCCATGTGTTTTTTCACTTTCTCTTTCACCTCGGGGTATTTTATGCCTAAGATTCTAGCTGCGAGAAAAGCCGCATTTGCAGCTCCGCCTATTGCCACAGTGGCTACGGGAGTGCCCCTGGGCATTTGGACGATAGACAGTAGCGAGTCTAAACCGCCGAGGTGTTTTGTCGGTATGGGGACGCCTATGACAGGCAACGGCGTATATGCCGCAGTCATGCCTGGCAGATGGGCAGCCCCTCCAGCCCCGGCTATAATTACGTCAAATTCCTGCTCTGCCTTTTTAGCAAATTCTGCCATAAAATCTGGCGTCCTATGGGCGCTTACTACTCTAGCTTCATATGGTATTTCTAACATCTTTAAAACTTCTAGAGCCTCTTTCATAACCTCTAGGTCGTTTATAGACCCCATTATCACAGCCACCTTCATGTCCCAGGTGACTTAGACCAATTTATACCTTCCCCGGTAATATTTTAAACATATGCGTAAAATCGCCTACGTCCCTTCAATAAAAATCCGCAGTATATTTAACCGAGTGATTAAACTTTTATAACAGCCAGTTCCTATACCCATGGGTTTAACACAACGCGAGCTTGAGATAATACGTGAGAGACTGGGGAGAGAGCCCACAGCCGCCGAGTTGGCCTTTTTCACGTCACATTGGTCTGAGCACTGCTCCTACAAATCCACTAAGATGTGGCTCAGAGAGCTCCCCGGCTCTGCGCCGTGGGTTGTTAGAGGAAGGGGCACAGACGCCCCGCTTGTAGAGGTGGCGCACGGTCTCTACGTCAGCTTTAAGATAGAATCACATAACCACCCTAGCGCCGTCGACCCCTACAACGGGGCAGCTACCGGCGTCGGTGGGATAATACGAGATATCCTAACCGTTGGAGCGACACCGATAGCTCTTCTCGTTAATCTACACTTCGGCCCTCCCGAGGACCCCCACGCCAAGTGGATATTTTCTAACGTGATTAAGGGTATCTCTGACTATGGCAACCGAGTCGGGGTCCCCGTGGTGGGCGGCGAGACGTGGTTTGACGAAGATTTTACATACACTCCCATAGTCCTCGCCACTTGCGTCGGGGTGGTTGAGGCAGAGGCTGTGCCGAAGGGTTACGTAGAGCCTGGGGATTACATCGTGGTGGCGGGCCTTGGGGCAGACAGAAGCGGGCTAGGCGGCTCGGCCTTCGCCAGCAAGACCTTGGAGGGGGGCGAGGACCTCGGCGCAATACAAGTGGCAGACCCCCTAATGGGAAAAAAGCTAATCGACGTAGTGAAAGAAGTTAGTAGATGTGTAAAGTTCATAAAAGACCTGGGAGGCGGGGGCTTGGCCACAGCTCTCGCCGAGCTTTCCCACTGGTTTTCCCTAGGGGTGGAGTTCCACTTAGACAAGCTACATGTACGAGATGCATCGGCCTTGCCCGAGGAGTTGCTCATAAGCGAGACACAAGAACGTCTGATTTTCGTCATTTCTCCACGAGATTTGCCATGTCTAGAGGAGGCGCTGAGAAAATACGAGGTTCCATACTCTATCCCAGGGCGTTTTGTAAAAAGCGATAGAGTATTGGTAATGTGGAAGGGCGTTAAGATAGTCGACATACCTATTTCTCTAGCAGATGGAGCGCCGGAAATCCTCTGGCCTCAAGAGCCTTACCAACCATCCGATATTCCCGAAATCCCCGAGCCGCCTATAGACAAAGCGATAGATATTGTCTTGTCCTCCCCCAATGTAGCTAAGAAAGAGTCTATATACATGCGCTTTGATTTCGATGTAGGAGTTAGGACGGCAGTAAAGCCGGGGGAGGGAGACGCCGCAGTGTTAAAACTCTATCAACGTGGGCAACTGGGCCTTGTAGTAAAGGGAGACGCCAATCCGAGGTACACCTTCTTAGATCCGAGACTGGGGGCCGCCAACGCCTTTGTAAAAGCCTATAGAAACGTCGCCGTTGTGGGCGGAGTTCCCCTCGCCGCCGTAGACTCTATAAACGTGGGGAGTCCCGAGAGGCCGCAAGTCTACTGGCGGTTTGTACAAGCTGTACAAGGCCTAAAGGAAGCCGCAACTGAACTTGAGGTGCCTATTGTAGGGGGTAAAGTCAGCCTATACAACGAATACATGGGCCGTCCCATAAAGCCGACAGTTGCCGTGGTCGTGCTTGGCAAAATCGACGACGTGTCTAAGGCAAATAGAGCGCTTTGGCACGACGGCGACAAAATATACATCTGGGGCGTTACAAAAGGTGAAGTAGGGGGGAGCGAGTATTTAAAAAGAGTACATGGGATACTTGCTGGGAGGCCTCCTAGTATAGATTATGCGGCTGAAAAAGAAATTGTAGCGGTTATACAGAGCTGGCTTGGGAAAATAAGTGGCGCTACTGACGTAGGACTCGGCGGGTTAATTACGGCGTTGGCAAAAATGGCTATAAACAGCGGCATAGGCGGCGAAATAGATGTATGTAAAGCCCCGGCAGAGACTACAAGACTAGACTATCTATTATTTAGCGAGTCGAATGGCCGTTTTATAGCAACGGGAGCAGAGGGGCCTGGCGTTGCAATTGGCGAGGCATATGGCGAAGAGTTTGTGGTTAAATGTGGCGGGACGTTGATATATAAGCGGGGGGTGGAAGAGCTTAAACGTCTAATGTCTCTTTGATATGTGTGGCATAGGCGCAGCGTGGGGTAAAGGGGCGGGGGCCG includes:
- a CDS encoding formate--phosphoribosylaminoimidazolecarboxamide ligase produces the protein MSVLKRYDLEKLAVATVASHTALQILRGAKKYGFRTIAIAGRADVAEFYQQFNFIDEVWTVDFRNFVKAAEKLVEANAVFIPHGSYVEYVGWRQALEAPVPTLGCRELIKWEADQYKKMELLQRGGIPTSRVYKTPEEVDRPVIVKLFGAKGGRGYFLARDREELRRRLAGLSDYIIQEYVFGVPAYYHYFSSPVYGRVEVFGADIRYESNVDGRTFGWVEPTFVVVGNLPLVLRESLLPTIWKYGVQFAKAVEEVVGCRLAGPYCLESIIRDDMSISVFEFSGRIVAGTNIYMGYGSPYSVLYFDRPMDMGERIAHEIREAARRGRLEDLFT
- a CDS encoding formate--phosphoribosylaminoimidazolecarboxamide ligase family protein; the protein is MVSVAVLASHSALDVLDGARDEGLKTVAIAKKGRERAYREFPVVDKLIVLDDYRDILKIVDLLKAEEAVFVPNRSFAVYVGYDAIEREFPVPIFGNRFLLRWEERTGPQNYYRLLDEAGIRRPRTFRPDEVDRPVIVKMPEAERRVERGFFIARDRDDLYRKAKRLADAGVIKLEDLERSSIEELVLGAHFNANYFYSVMRRRLELHSFDRRIQSNLDGVFRLPARDQLEVDPEVRYIEVGHEPATIRESLLEKVFDVGYRFVEAARRLVPPGVIGPFTLQFIVTPQLDLVVYDVAPRIGGGTNVYIGIGGQYSKLYFGKPISIGRRIAMEIREAAEQGRLPEITT
- a CDS encoding glutamyl-tRNA reductase gives rise to the protein MDLLSPLSAIVLTYREVDTDTLGKIGEEMRKCLEQMGRGTPIYVLHTCGRVEAYLYGASPEEVQTVAETYRKYVNSVRIIAGVEAARHLFRVAAGLDSMLIGETDVLGQLEEAFDRQVRAGYTRGLLKTIVERAVRVGKRVRTETAISRGPRGLGSLSIIYVSRLLDMRQAKVAVLGAGAVGAGLAMELAARGVKKLYILNRTLEKAKEVAAKTGGEARPLTKEEVERCLRECDVVFSSVHSMEYIIDKIPEGASVKVVVDLGVPQTVASGLPVKVVRIEDLREIAEQYNAERASEIAKAEAIVEEELAILPKLLARRYIEETVSTFIETAMLAAEEEGARAGCNTATLAARTTVKRILLPLVERLKKMAEDGQIEEAVKLAQMLSQTIGRKI
- a CDS encoding PaREP1 family protein; this translates as MAITLSPAVAELLKRAAGDRDVEAFLADLLAGRLDPPERVELYLRLHEKYLREAEELYRGGDLVQAGERYWGAVTALLNALAKKRGEPHYSHRDYAVLIDRLYRETKDRELVTAFAMAERLHANFYRNFLSPEGFEVHRESALRLVEKLKKLAET
- a CDS encoding 5-(carboxyamino)imidazole ribonucleotide synthase; amino-acid sequence: MRLLVLGGGQLALMMSWAAARLPLDFVVYDPDPRAPAYKYAIKASDPLREVERADYVTFEFENVEWEVAEYAHKLGKLRPHLDYLRVKKSRIWEREALGELGVPTPRWAVARDGAEAMELAAKWGRAIAKVPSGGYDGKGQYLLPRERPPAEGPLLVEEYVNIAREFSIIAARSEDGDVYFYPPAQNYYVQGILVWNYAPAEAPPEAYRYVEKILEWRRYVGILAVEFFEDRSGRILVNEIAPRVHNTGHWTLETDASQFENHVRAAVGLPLRRPRALAPTAMVNLLGVASPPIRELERLGKVYWYGKAEARPRRKMGHVNITADTTAEAIAKAREAMRIIYGRKFPELVLKNYGSRQ
- the purE gene encoding 5-(carboxyamino)imidazole ribonucleotide mutase, which translates into the protein MKVAVIMGSINDLEVMKEALEVLKMLEIPYEARVVSAHRTPDFMAEFAKKAEQEFDVIIAGAGGAAHLPGMTAAYTPLPVIGVPIPTKHLGGLDSLLSIVQMPRGTPVATVAIGGAANAAFLAARILGIKYPEVKEKVKKHMAQMRDEVLSKSFLGDFKP
- the purL gene encoding phosphoribosylformylglycinamidine synthase subunit PurL, with translation MGLTQRELEIIRERLGREPTAAELAFFTSHWSEHCSYKSTKMWLRELPGSAPWVVRGRGTDAPLVEVAHGLYVSFKIESHNHPSAVDPYNGAATGVGGIIRDILTVGATPIALLVNLHFGPPEDPHAKWIFSNVIKGISDYGNRVGVPVVGGETWFDEDFTYTPIVLATCVGVVEAEAVPKGYVEPGDYIVVAGLGADRSGLGGSAFASKTLEGGEDLGAIQVADPLMGKKLIDVVKEVSRCVKFIKDLGGGGLATALAELSHWFSLGVEFHLDKLHVRDASALPEELLISETQERLIFVISPRDLPCLEEALRKYEVPYSIPGRFVKSDRVLVMWKGVKIVDIPISLADGAPEILWPQEPYQPSDIPEIPEPPIDKAIDIVLSSPNVAKKESIYMRFDFDVGVRTAVKPGEGDAAVLKLYQRGQLGLVVKGDANPRYTFLDPRLGAANAFVKAYRNVAVVGGVPLAAVDSINVGSPERPQVYWRFVQAVQGLKEAATELEVPIVGGKVSLYNEYMGRPIKPTVAVVVLGKIDDVSKANRALWHDGDKIYIWGVTKGEVGGSEYLKRVHGILAGRPPSIDYAAEKEIVAVIQSWLGKISGATDVGLGGLITALAKMAINSGIGGEIDVCKAPAETTRLDYLLFSESNGRFIATGAEGPGVAIGEAYGEEFVVKCGGTLIYKRGVEELKRLMSL